In Candidatus Zymogenaceae bacterium, a single genomic region encodes these proteins:
- a CDS encoding D-sedoheptulose 7-phosphate isomerase, giving the protein MHEIIHNAFIDSAQLKKEFAEKYELTIDTVADLIAQSFTRGNKLLLFGNGGSAADSQHIAAEFVNRFKIERPPLPAIALTTDTSILTSISNDYDFADVFSKQIKALGIKGDVAVAISTSGNSPNIIRGIEACHALGVTSVLLSGGSGGKALSMCDYEFIVPSNDTPRIQEVHIILGHVLCELVDFKLFQSAAT; this is encoded by the coding sequence ATGCACGAGATCATTCACAACGCATTCATTGACAGCGCCCAGTTGAAAAAGGAGTTTGCCGAAAAATATGAATTAACCATCGATACCGTCGCCGATCTCATCGCGCAGTCCTTTACCCGGGGCAATAAACTGCTGCTCTTCGGTAACGGCGGCAGCGCCGCCGATTCCCAACATATCGCCGCCGAGTTCGTCAACAGATTCAAGATCGAGCGGCCGCCGCTTCCCGCGATCGCATTGACGACCGACACATCGATTCTCACCAGTATCAGTAATGACTATGATTTTGCGGACGTCTTCTCAAAGCAGATAAAGGCCTTGGGGATCAAGGGGGATGTCGCCGTGGCCATCAGCACCAGCGGCAATTCTCCCAATATCATCAGGGGAATCGAGGCGTGTCACGCCCTGGGGGTCACCTCCGTGCTTTTATCCGGGGGCAGCGGCGGGAAGGCGTTGAGCATGTGTGATTATGAGTTCATCGTGCCCTCGAACGACACTCCCCGTATCCAGGAGGTGCATATCATCCTGGGACATGTGTTGTGCGAGCTGGTGGATTTCAAACTGTTTCAAAGCGCCGCGACATGA
- the dusB gene encoding tRNA dihydrouridine synthase DusB, with amino-acid sequence MNIGSVSFTSPFFAAPMAGVVDLPMRILCRRFGAGLVYTEMVSAEAIRRGQKRTARMVTVDPREGPLAVQLFGTDGTAVARAAEFAQRRGAVLIDINMGCPVKKVIRQGAGAALMRDVTVAAGLVAAAKGAVDVPVTAKIRAGWNESSINYLDMAHRIRDAGADAICLHPRTATQHFTGRADWTRVAHLADSLDIPVVGSGDINSLDEARDRIKQTGVAFVMIGRGAMGAPWVFSESGAPRDRTELLDIILEHCRLAAEYYGESRCVPIIRRHVCYYIKGFRGAASFREHLMRTKRYDDMLTSIRDYLSHREEGDYATGSDGSRGEAGDYIQREG; translated from the coding sequence ATGAACATCGGCTCGGTATCATTCACCTCCCCGTTCTTCGCGGCGCCCATGGCCGGTGTGGTCGATCTTCCCATGCGTATTTTATGCCGTCGCTTCGGGGCGGGACTGGTGTATACGGAAATGGTCAGCGCCGAGGCGATACGTCGCGGACAGAAAAGAACGGCGCGCATGGTGACGGTCGATCCCCGGGAGGGACCGCTGGCGGTACAGCTTTTCGGCACAGACGGTACGGCCGTCGCTAGGGCCGCGGAGTTTGCACAGAGGCGCGGCGCCGTACTGATCGACATCAACATGGGATGTCCGGTCAAAAAGGTCATCAGGCAGGGTGCGGGTGCGGCGCTGATGCGTGATGTCACGGTCGCCGCGGGTCTTGTTGCTGCGGCGAAGGGGGCGGTGGATGTGCCCGTGACCGCGAAGATCCGGGCGGGGTGGAATGAATCATCGATAAACTATCTGGATATGGCACACAGAATCCGGGACGCAGGCGCGGATGCAATCTGCCTCCATCCCCGAACGGCGACCCAACACTTTACGGGCCGGGCCGACTGGACACGGGTGGCGCACCTCGCGGACTCGCTTGATATACCGGTTGTCGGAAGCGGCGATATCAACTCGCTGGATGAGGCCCGGGATCGCATAAAACAGACCGGTGTGGCGTTCGTGATGATCGGCCGGGGGGCCATGGGAGCGCCCTGGGTGTTTTCAGAATCCGGCGCCCCGAGAGACCGGACGGAGCTATTGGATATCATCCTGGAACACTGCCGCCTGGCGGCGGAGTATTACGGCGAGAGCCGATGTGTCCCCATCATCCGTCGACATGTCTGCTATTATATAAAAGGCTTTCGAGGTGCGGCGTCCTTCAGAGAACACCTGATGCGGACAAAACGATACGACGATATGCTGACATCCATACGGGATTATTTATCCCACAGGGAGGAGGGCGACTATGCCACCGGCTCAGACGGGTCTCGGGGCGAAGCGGGCGATTATATTCAACGTGAAGGATGA
- a CDS encoding diadenylate cyclase, with protein MKGKKTTTREKHLTTIILEHASNVAAEIKAKALLVNVQNRDDYKAISDQVKKLKPVVVVRNEELFHELSEQDVTKLLKVPDVTLTRMGQVKLAIMYALSSDFISPGDKIVCITGVSRFGADDTLVVVDTDREFEIFSSDAVIDADSVVRPDIFETVLNLAIELATQGREGKAVGTIFVIGDDERVLQLSRQLVINPFKGYSEQELSIHDAQLRETIKEFSVIDGAFVIRGDGVLVTAGRHLNAALEGGDLPQGLGSRHVAAAGITSLTDAIAIVISESTGSVRIFKEGRVFMEIERPSSKS; from the coding sequence ATGAAGGGCAAAAAAACGACGACAAGGGAAAAACACCTGACGACGATCATACTTGAACACGCATCGAATGTTGCCGCGGAGATCAAGGCGAAGGCGTTGCTGGTGAACGTGCAGAACAGGGATGATTATAAGGCCATCAGCGACCAGGTAAAAAAGCTCAAGCCGGTTGTTGTTGTGAGAAACGAGGAGCTGTTTCATGAGCTTTCCGAACAAGACGTTACAAAGCTTCTGAAGGTGCCGGACGTGACCCTTACCAGGATGGGACAGGTGAAGCTTGCGATCATGTACGCCCTTTCTTCTGATTTCATTTCGCCGGGCGATAAAATAGTCTGTATAACGGGCGTATCGAGATTCGGGGCCGATGATACGCTGGTGGTTGTCGATACGGACAGGGAGTTTGAAATCTTCAGCTCCGACGCCGTCATAGATGCCGATTCCGTGGTTCGTCCGGATATTTTTGAGACGGTGCTGAATCTGGCCATTGAGCTTGCCACCCAGGGACGGGAGGGAAAGGCGGTGGGGACGATCTTCGTCATCGGGGACGATGAAAGGGTCCTGCAGCTTTCCCGCCAGCTGGTCATTAATCCATTCAAGGGCTACAGCGAACAGGAATTGTCCATACACGACGCCCAGCTCAGGGAGACCATCAAGGAATTCTCGGTTATCGACGGGGCATTCGTCATTCGGGGCGACGGTGTGCTGGTGACCGCTGGAAGACACCTGAACGCCGCCCTGGAGGGTGGTGATCTTCCCCAGGGCCTGGGCAGCAGGCACGTGGCCGCCGCGGGCATCACCTCCCTAACAGACGCCATCGCCATCGTCATTTCCGAATCGACCGGGAGCGTTCGGATTTTCAAGGAGGGAAGGGTCTTTATGGAGATAGAACGACCCTCGTCGAAATCATGA
- a CDS encoding patatin-like phospholipase family protein, which translates to MNPESRIPQKTFTNTFRLFFKKLQHYLPLPGNKRIGLALGSGAARGLAHMGVIQVLTEMGVKIDAVSGTSVGALVGAFLAAGKLNVLHEHLSVLTMRNQLRFVDVVFPKNGLVEGKRIERFLREHLGENTNIEDLPMKFACVATDYKTGTEVIFKEGDLAGAIRASISIPGIFQPVPMGDMLLIDGGVVNPVPVQVVRDLGADYIIAVDISPKVPEYKLEISIRHGFAEKSDDEAVPNIFEIIQGSINIMASEINRMRLKRERPDVIITPDLDYLGLFDFHRYYLGVKEGERAAFEDIEKIERFIKRKKRFTFGRKEE; encoded by the coding sequence ATGAATCCTGAATCTCGGATTCCCCAAAAGACATTTACCAATACGTTCCGGCTTTTCTTTAAGAAGTTACAACATTACCTTCCCCTGCCGGGTAATAAACGGATCGGTCTGGCCCTGGGGAGCGGTGCCGCCCGGGGTCTCGCCCATATGGGCGTGATACAGGTGCTCACCGAAATGGGTGTGAAGATCGACGCCGTTTCCGGAACAAGCGTCGGGGCGTTGGTCGGCGCGTTCCTGGCGGCGGGAAAATTGAATGTCCTGCACGAGCACCTATCCGTTCTGACCATGCGCAACCAGCTCAGGTTTGTTGACGTGGTGTTTCCAAAAAACGGTCTTGTGGAGGGGAAACGCATCGAACGGTTTCTCCGAGAACATCTCGGCGAAAATACGAACATAGAAGATCTCCCGATGAAGTTCGCCTGTGTCGCCACCGATTATAAAACCGGGACGGAAGTCATCTTCAAGGAGGGAGACCTGGCGGGGGCGATACGAGCGTCGATATCGATACCGGGAATATTCCAGCCGGTTCCCATGGGCGATATGCTTCTGATTGACGGAGGCGTGGTAAATCCGGTGCCGGTACAGGTGGTGCGGGATCTGGGGGCGGATTATATCATCGCTGTTGACATTTCGCCAAAGGTTCCCGAATACAAATTGGAGATCAGCATCAGACACGGCTTCGCGGAGAAGTCGGACGATGAAGCCGTTCCGAACATTTTCGAGATTATTCAGGGTTCGATAAACATCATGGCCTCGGAGATCAACAGGATGCGGCTCAAAAGGGAGCGGCCGGATGTTATTATAACTCCCGATCTGGACTATCTCGGGTTGTTTGATTTTCACCGATACTACCTGGGGGTAAAGGAGGGAGAGCGGGCCGCCTTTGAGGATATCGAAAAGATCGAAAGATTCATAAAGAGAAAAAAACGTTTTACATTTGGGCGAAAAGAAGAATGA
- the rpoH gene encoding RNA polymerase sigma factor RpoH, which translates to MENTSYYPAPTTTMSLYMKNVNNIPLLTKEEEYELAVRWYDHKDLDAAHQLVVSNLRFVVKVANEYVHYGLKIMDLIQEGNIGLMQAIKKFNPYKGYRLISYAVWWIRAYIQNFIIKSWSLVKIGTTQAQKKLFYKMKQVKNALGIDETSEEDISAIAGELDVNDNVVREMDQRLAGRDLSLNTSLGDDDHITYLDFVSEDPMQESILIDEEEQHNLKNDIKDALKSLNEKESYIITHRVMAEKGMTLQEIADKFGISRERVRQIEVGALKKLRNIPQINHYRADT; encoded by the coding sequence ATGGAAAACACATCGTATTATCCCGCACCCACGACCACGATGTCGCTCTATATGAAAAATGTCAATAATATCCCTCTTCTGACCAAGGAAGAGGAGTATGAGCTGGCGGTTCGGTGGTATGACCATAAAGATCTGGATGCAGCACATCAACTTGTCGTTTCAAACCTTCGCTTCGTCGTGAAGGTCGCCAATGAATATGTACATTACGGCCTGAAAATAATGGACCTCATTCAGGAGGGCAATATAGGCCTGATGCAGGCGATCAAGAAGTTCAATCCCTATAAGGGCTACCGGCTCATATCATATGCCGTGTGGTGGATTCGGGCCTACATCCAAAACTTCATCATCAAATCCTGGAGCCTCGTAAAGATCGGGACAACCCAGGCGCAGAAAAAACTGTTTTACAAGATGAAGCAGGTAAAAAACGCCCTCGGCATCGACGAGACAAGCGAAGAGGATATTTCCGCCATCGCAGGCGAACTGGATGTGAACGACAACGTGGTCAGAGAAATGGATCAGCGCCTGGCCGGAAGGGATCTTTCCCTCAATACGTCGTTGGGTGACGACGACCACATTACGTACCTGGATTTCGTGTCTGAAGATCCAATGCAGGAATCCATCCTCATCGATGAAGAAGAACAACATAATCTGAAGAACGATATTAAAGACGCCCTCAAAAGCCTGAATGAAAAAGAGAGCTACATCATCACCCATCGTGTTATGGCGGAAAAGGGCATGACCCTTCAGGAAATCGCCGATAAGTTCGGCATCTCCCGGGAACGGGTCAGGCAGATAGAGGTCGGCGCCCTTAAAAAACTCAGGAATATACCTCAAATCAATCATTATCGTGCGGATACCTGA
- a CDS encoding helix-turn-helix transcriptional regulator, producing MRERRSRTNTKIKPKEVSERLQELIKQSGLKQYQFAEKCQITAAALSTYLNKERIPESAILARISDFSNTSMEWILTGKTVNEQLMEKGDEFQDQVLKDMAEDVKMWREKALEAENLLRSTQEVMNVMESGGDYSEADPTKINPDEITLLSNFRLLSEKRQQKVLEYIADQLKVEKSR from the coding sequence ATGAGAGAGCGAAGAAGCCGAACCAACACAAAAATCAAACCGAAAGAGGTTTCCGAACGGCTCCAGGAACTGATCAAGCAATCGGGTCTGAAACAATACCAGTTTGCAGAGAAATGTCAGATTACCGCCGCGGCACTGTCCACATACTTGAACAAGGAGCGCATTCCCGAATCTGCCATCCTGGCCAGGATTTCCGATTTCTCAAACACATCCATGGAGTGGATTCTCACCGGAAAAACCGTCAATGAGCAGTTGATGGAAAAGGGTGATGAATTCCAGGATCAGGTCCTCAAGGACATGGCTGAAGACGTGAAGATGTGGCGGGAAAAAGCACTGGAAGCGGAAAATCTCCTCAGGTCCACCCAGGAAGTAATGAATGTCATGGAGTCCGGTGGAGACTACAGCGAGGCCGATCCCACAAAGATCAACCCGGACGAAATAACACTGCTCTCAAACTTCCGACTCCTGTCCGAGAAGCGCCAACAGAAGGTATTGGAATACATCGCTGATCAGCTGAAAGTGGAAAAATCGAGATAG
- the bamD gene encoding outer membrane protein assembly factor BamD produces the protein MMLSKSTRIVFFCMAVLGCAALFGCGGPENVISDYSEPTPTMDYDLNTAEELFAEEEYESAALAYEVFIQNHPLNDNVPYALFRQGLSYFKVSENTNRDQAPTERAAVIFSQLILMYPNSKYVSNAMSYLRLCHERLAEYNFNIGIYYFDKKEYNAAIMRFQEVITKYPGFGYDEQAKRYIEESKKNLSELK, from the coding sequence ATGATGTTATCGAAGTCGACCCGAATAGTTTTTTTCTGTATGGCCGTTCTGGGATGTGCGGCTCTTTTCGGCTGCGGTGGACCGGAAAACGTCATCAGCGATTACAGTGAACCGACACCGACAATGGATTATGATCTGAACACGGCCGAAGAGTTGTTCGCAGAAGAAGAATATGAAAGCGCCGCCCTGGCCTATGAGGTATTCATCCAGAATCACCCCCTGAACGACAATGTACCCTACGCACTTTTTCGTCAGGGTCTCTCATATTTCAAGGTTTCGGAAAACACCAACAGAGATCAAGCCCCCACCGAACGAGCCGCGGTAATCTTTTCTCAGCTCATTTTGATGTACCCGAACAGCAAGTACGTCTCCAACGCCATGAGCTACTTGAGGCTTTGTCATGAGCGGTTGGCCGAGTATAACTTCAACATCGGGATTTATTACTTCGACAAAAAGGAATATAACGCCGCCATCATGAGGTTCCAAGAGGTTATTACAAAGTATCCGGGCTTCGGGTACGATGAGCAGGCGAAACGCTATATCGAAGAGAGCAAAAAGAATCTCTCCGAATTAAAATAA
- a CDS encoding tetratricopeptide repeat protein, with translation MKYVSKDYWLGKEAYKNGKYKKAKEHFIKLLEEGVNFADVYYMLGIIYHRDGKYESAVHCFEEALSINPDYTEASLNLAVIYNDMGKIDRAGEVYVNAKDRAKTEAKPKYLDKYLSGKISNLHADLADIYHSIGVYDTAIVEYEMALKLNPDFHDIRTKLATAMMNAGNVSNAVVELKRVIKERADYIPASMNLGLCYFKMNKFDEARKIWEKVAEQDPDNKFIPLYLKMLES, from the coding sequence ATGAAATATGTAAGCAAAGACTACTGGCTCGGTAAAGAAGCGTACAAAAACGGGAAGTATAAAAAAGCGAAAGAGCACTTCATCAAGCTCCTTGAAGAAGGCGTGAACTTCGCGGACGTCTATTACATGCTCGGAATCATCTATCATCGCGATGGGAAATACGAATCGGCGGTACACTGTTTCGAGGAAGCGCTCAGCATCAACCCCGACTACACCGAGGCGTCCTTGAACCTGGCGGTCATCTACAACGATATGGGCAAGATAGATCGCGCCGGAGAAGTCTACGTAAATGCAAAGGACCGTGCGAAAACCGAAGCCAAGCCGAAATACCTGGACAAATACCTGTCAGGGAAAATTTCAAACCTTCACGCGGATCTCGCCGACATTTATCACAGTATCGGCGTGTATGACACCGCTATAGTCGAGTATGAAATGGCCCTGAAGCTGAACCCCGATTTTCATGACATCAGGACGAAGCTGGCTACGGCCATGATGAATGCAGGAAACGTTTCAAACGCCGTGGTCGAGCTGAAAAGAGTCATCAAGGAGCGGGCGGATTATATCCCCGCGTCCATGAACCTTGGACTCTGTTACTTCAAGATGAATAAATTCGACGAGGCGAGAAAAATCTGGGAGAAGGTCGCAGAGCAGGATCCGGACAACAAATTCATCCCCCTGTATCTGAAAATGCTGGAATCCTGA
- the dnaJ gene encoding molecular chaperone DnaJ produces the protein MEKRDYYDVLGVSKNAGADEIKKAYRKLALKYHPDKNPDDDRAEDLFREATEAYEVLSDIEKRDMYDRYGHAGVGGGGFGNGFGDFGFRGFDDIFNDVFGDIFGMGRRRGRGSRGADLRYHLTLDFNDAVFGVEAKIQVPRMVRCDTCGGDGSRPGTSPQTCPSCRGTGQVRTQHGILTFSRTCPQCHGAGSIITDPCPDCDGTGKVKETRTLTVKVPPGVETGTRLKLSGEGELGAGGGPPGDLYVVIDVAEHPIFHRQGYDIICQVPITFPEAALGTEVKVPTLEGLKKMKISAGTQSGNTLVMKNLGVPRLNGHGRGNQHIIIQVETPMKLSRRQKELLEEFMQESGDDTHPGHRGFFEKVRGLFD, from the coding sequence TTGGAAAAGCGTGACTATTATGATGTGCTCGGTGTCTCCAAAAATGCCGGCGCGGATGAGATAAAAAAAGCGTATAGAAAACTCGCCCTGAAATATCATCCGGATAAAAATCCCGACGACGACCGGGCCGAGGACCTATTCAGAGAGGCCACCGAGGCCTATGAGGTGCTGTCCGACATCGAAAAAAGGGACATGTACGACAGATACGGTCACGCCGGCGTGGGTGGCGGCGGGTTCGGGAACGGTTTCGGCGATTTCGGTTTTCGAGGCTTTGACGATATTTTCAATGATGTCTTTGGAGATATCTTCGGTATGGGGCGTCGAAGGGGCCGGGGCAGCCGGGGCGCCGACCTCCGGTATCATTTGACCCTCGATTTCAACGACGCGGTGTTCGGCGTCGAAGCGAAGATACAGGTCCCCCGGATGGTCCGATGCGATACTTGCGGCGGGGACGGCTCACGCCCCGGGACCTCACCCCAGACCTGCCCGAGCTGTCGGGGCACCGGCCAGGTTCGCACCCAGCACGGCATCCTCACCTTTTCCCGCACCTGTCCCCAATGTCACGGTGCGGGATCAATCATCACCGATCCCTGCCCAGACTGTGACGGAACCGGGAAGGTGAAGGAAACACGAACCCTTACCGTAAAGGTGCCTCCCGGAGTGGAGACCGGTACACGCTTGAAGCTTTCGGGGGAGGGCGAGCTGGGGGCCGGAGGCGGCCCTCCCGGCGATCTTTATGTGGTGATCGATGTGGCCGAGCACCCGATTTTCCACCGCCAGGGGTATGACATCATCTGTCAGGTCCCCATTACCTTTCCCGAGGCCGCCCTGGGCACGGAGGTAAAAGTCCCAACCCTTGAGGGATTAAAAAAGATGAAAATATCCGCGGGGACACAGTCGGGGAACACGCTGGTCATGAAAAACCTTGGTGTACCGCGCCTGAACGGACACGGCAGGGGCAATCAGCATATCATCATCCAAGTTGAGACGCCCATGAAATTGAGCCGACGGCAAAAAGAGCTTCTCGAGGAGTTCATGCAGGAAAGCGGTGACGATACGCACCCGGGGCATAGAGGATTCTTTGAAAAGGTTCGAGGGCTTTTCGATTGA
- the dnaK gene encoding molecular chaperone DnaK, with product MSKVIGIDLGTTNSCVAVMEAGDPKVITNAEGTRTTPSMVAFTDSGDRLVGQVAKRQAITNPERTIFAVKRLIGRKFEDAEVQRDVKVCPFGITKATNGDAQVTVDGKNYSPAEISAIVLTKMKQTAEDYLGEPVTDAVITVPAYFNDSQRQSTKDAGKIAGLNVLRIINEPTAASLAYGLDRKTEEKIAVFDLGGGTFDISILEIGDGVFEVKSTNGDTHLGGEDFDQVVIEYLADEFKKDQGIDLRGDKMALQRLKEAAEKAKMELSTSMETDINLPFITADASGPRHLNIKLSRAKLEALVDELIEKLEKPCRTALKDAGLNASDIDEVILVGGMTRMPKVQEKVKQIFGKDPHKGVNPDEVVAMGAAIQGGVLKGDVKDVLLLDVTPLSLGIETLGGVFTKLIEKNTTIPTKKSQIFSTAADNQTAVSIHVMQGEREMAEYNKTIGRFDLVGIPPAPRGIPQIEVTFDIDANGIMHVSAKDLGTGKEQSIRITASSGLSDDEIDRLVKEAESHADDDKKKRDLAEARNEADGLIYTTEKTLAEHGDKLDPQSKSNLEAALADAKKAIETDDVEQIRSNTQRLTEASHKLAEVMYAQASQAGEGPHADPGMGGGGGAQADSAASDQDDVVDADFEEVDGDK from the coding sequence ATGTCAAAGGTTATCGGGATAGATTTGGGGACAACAAATTCATGTGTTGCGGTGATGGAGGCGGGAGATCCCAAGGTAATTACCAATGCGGAGGGAACCAGGACCACGCCGTCAATGGTGGCGTTTACTGATAGCGGAGATCGACTTGTGGGCCAGGTTGCGAAGCGCCAGGCGATTACCAACCCGGAGCGGACCATATTCGCCGTCAAGCGATTGATCGGGCGCAAGTTCGAGGACGCCGAAGTACAGCGTGACGTGAAGGTATGTCCCTTCGGGATAACCAAGGCGACCAATGGAGACGCACAGGTAACCGTCGACGGGAAAAACTACAGCCCCGCGGAGATTTCCGCAATAGTGCTGACGAAAATGAAGCAGACGGCCGAAGACTATCTGGGGGAGCCGGTGACGGATGCGGTTATTACCGTGCCCGCCTATTTCAACGACAGCCAGCGCCAGTCCACGAAGGACGCCGGGAAAATAGCCGGCCTGAATGTCCTTCGCATCATCAACGAACCAACTGCCGCTTCTCTGGCATACGGACTGGATAGAAAGACCGAGGAGAAGATCGCCGTGTTCGACCTGGGCGGCGGAACCTTTGACATTTCGATACTGGAAATCGGAGACGGCGTTTTCGAAGTGAAGTCCACCAACGGCGATACTCATTTGGGCGGTGAGGATTTCGATCAGGTGGTGATAGAATACCTGGCCGACGAGTTCAAGAAGGATCAGGGCATTGACCTGCGCGGCGACAAAATGGCGCTCCAGCGCCTCAAGGAGGCGGCGGAAAAGGCCAAGATGGAGCTTTCCACCTCCATGGAGACCGACATTAACCTCCCCTTTATCACCGCGGACGCTTCGGGACCGCGACATCTGAACATCAAGCTCTCCCGGGCCAAGCTGGAAGCCCTGGTTGATGAGCTCATAGAGAAGCTCGAAAAACCCTGCCGCACGGCGCTGAAGGACGCGGGATTGAACGCCTCCGATATAGACGAGGTGATTCTCGTGGGCGGCATGACCCGTATGCCCAAGGTCCAGGAAAAGGTCAAGCAGATATTCGGCAAAGATCCTCACAAGGGCGTCAATCCCGACGAGGTGGTGGCGATGGGTGCGGCGATCCAGGGCGGCGTTCTGAAGGGAGACGTCAAGGATGTGCTGCTCTTGGACGTGACGCCGCTCTCCCTTGGGATCGAGACTTTGGGCGGCGTGTTTACCAAGCTCATCGAAAAGAATACCACCATCCCGACAAAGAAGAGCCAGATATTTTCCACGGCCGCGGACAATCAGACGGCGGTCTCCATACACGTGATGCAGGGTGAGCGCGAAATGGCCGAATATAATAAGACCATCGGAAGGTTTGATTTGGTGGGAATACCTCCGGCTCCCCGGGGCATTCCCCAGATCGAGGTAACCTTTGATATCGACGCGAACGGCATCATGCATGTATCCGCGAAAGACCTGGGAACCGGCAAGGAGCAATCCATTCGCATTACCGCATCCAGCGGTCTGTCCGATGATGAGATCGATCGCCTTGTGAAGGAGGCGGAGTCCCATGCGGATGACGATAAGAAGAAGCGCGATCTCGCCGAGGCGCGAAACGAAGCGGACGGTTTAATATATACCACCGAAAAGACCCTGGCCGAACACGGCGACAAGCTCGATCCCCAAAGTAAATCGAATTTGGAGGCGGCGCTGGCCGACGCGAAAAAGGCCATCGAGACGGATGACGTGGAACAGATCAGGTCGAACACGCAGCGACTGACGGAGGCGTCGCACAAGCTGGCCGAAGTTATGTACGCCCAGGCGTCCCAGGCGGGAGAGGGACCGCATGCGGACCCGGGTATGGGGGGCGGAGGCGGCGCTCAGGCAGATTCCGCCGCGAGCGATCAGGATGACGTGGTGGATGCGGATTTTGAGGAAGTGGACGGAGATAAATAA
- the grpE gene encoding nucleotide exchange factor GrpE, translating into MTKQDKDILKKGNGEDHGDEVASEEIDKAINEAEMAENEKAAVDDSDAAEPLQDDETDSPPLPAPEEIEKLKAEAKENHDLYLRSAAEFENFKKRMERERSDSIRYANEDLIKQLLPVVDNLERALAHAEEVGADEAMIEGVGMVHKQFIDALEKFGVTRVEAMEKPFDPNYHEAMMQVETDEHPPNTVVMEMAKGYLLHDRLIRPAIVGVSKAAAEST; encoded by the coding sequence ATGACGAAGCAAGACAAGGATATTCTCAAAAAAGGAAATGGAGAGGACCACGGAGATGAGGTGGCCTCTGAAGAGATAGACAAGGCCATCAACGAAGCGGAGATGGCGGAGAACGAAAAGGCGGCGGTTGATGATTCCGATGCCGCAGAACCATTACAGGACGACGAAACCGATTCACCTCCCTTGCCTGCTCCCGAGGAGATAGAGAAACTGAAGGCCGAGGCCAAGGAAAACCACGATCTGTATCTCAGGTCTGCAGCCGAGTTTGAGAACTTCAAGAAACGCATGGAACGGGAGCGATCCGATTCCATTCGCTACGCGAACGAGGATTTAATCAAACAGCTCCTGCCGGTGGTGGACAACCTGGAGCGGGCGCTGGCTCATGCCGAGGAGGTTGGGGCCGATGAGGCCATGATAGAGGGTGTGGGCATGGTTCACAAGCAGTTCATCGATGCACTGGAAAAATTCGGGGTCACCCGGGTCGAGGCGATGGAGAAACCCTTTGACCCCAACTACCACGAAGCGATGATGCAGGTGGAGACCGACGAACATCCGCCCAACACCGTGGTGATGGAGATGGCCAAGGGGTATTTATTGCATGACCGCTTGATCAGGCCGGCGATTGTGGGTGTCTCCAAGGCGGCGGCGGAATCGACATAG